The following DNA comes from Enterocloster bolteae.
TCAATCTCCTTCTCCCCGGATGACTGATACTTTGCATTGATATAATCCTGAAACTGCAGGAATATATCCACCACCGTTTCCCGTGACACCCCGCCCCTGAGCTTAAGAGGCTCCAATATCCGGTTCAATATAGATATATTAAATTCATCGAACCCGGATTTGCGCTGCCTGACGGCTGATTCCAGATGGGCCGGCGGCATGATAACCGCCTCGCAGAAAATCCTGCGGTACATGGGAAATGCCTGGAAAAATTCAAACCTGGCATCAAAATAAAGCTGCAGCTGTCTGTGGACGGTTTCCCCTTCCAATATCAGCTTTTCTCTCAGATATTCCGTCAAAGCCCGAAAACATCCATCCACACAGGCCAGATACAGCTCATCCTTGGTCTGGAAATAATGGTAAATGATTCCCTTGGACACACCCTCACAGCTGCATATATTGTTAACGGAACTGGCTCCATATCCTTGTTCCGCGAATTCCTTCAGCGCGCTCTCCATAATCCGGTGTTTTGTCTGTTGATTTTTCTCTTCCCGCTTCATGAACATTCCCCTCCAAAATTATTGACCACTCGGTCTATTTATGATTAGGATATCACAAATTGACTAAGTGGTCAATAATTTAAATCTGAAATATTTATAATCTGCTATCCGGTGCAAAGACCGTCAGTCTACCACCGCCCCTTCCAGGGACATCACCCGCAGGGAAGATCCTGCCCATGCCTCATCATACAGTATTACCCTGGCAAAAAGGCACTCTGGAGCCGCCTCACAAGCCGCAGCAGTATTGCAGCTCATCCATGCTGTTGTTTTTAGCCCAGAAGCTGCTCAAACGCTGCTGTCTGCATCGGACGGTAATAGTAATAGCCCTGGGCGATGTGGCAGCCAATATCCTGGAGTACTTTTACCTGTACTTGGGTTTCCACTCCTTCGCATACGACCTCCATCCCCAGCTCCGAGGCCATGTTCACCAGATTTTCAATGACAATCTGCTCCCGCGGTCCCTGAAGCCCGGCACATACAAAGCTGCGGTCCAGTTTGAGGACATCCGCCCTCAGCCTTTGCAGCTGCCCCAAGGAGGAATATCCGGAGCCGAAATCATCTATGGCAATCTGAAATCCGCGCATCTTCAGTTCCGTCAGGGCGGAGGACACACTCTCAGGTGCATCGGCAATCGCACTTTCGGTAATCTCCACTTCCAGCAGATGATGGGGAACCTGGAACCGATCAGCAATTTCAGAAACCTGGCCGGCAAACCCGTCATGTCCGAAATGCATCTGCGAGAAATTACATGAGACTGTAACAGCGGGACGTCCCTCATCCAGCCATCTGCGTACTGTGCGGCATACCTGCTCAAACATATGAAGGTCCACTCGGACAATAAGACCCTTCTTTTCAAAAAATGGAATGAAGGACCCCGGCATCAGAAGCCCCTGTTCCGGGTGATTCCAGCGAACCAGGGCTTCGCAGCCCACAATCCTGCCTGTATCCATGTCCACCTTTGGCTGGTAATACGCCTCAAATTCCCCCTGTTCCATCGCGGAGGCCAGCCTTCCCTCCAGCCCCTGTTCAAACAGGGCCTTATTCCGCATCTGCTCATCATATAGGAAGCAGCTTCCGCCTGCCGCTGTCTTAGCGCTACGCATGGCATAGTTCGCAAAGTCAAGCATCTGTTTCATGTCGTTAGTCTCGCCGGCATCCGCCTGGTAAACACCAAAGGATACCGCGATCTCATAAGGTATGATTCCCCTCTCCCCACGCCACTTGTTCAGCACCGCCTGGA
Coding sequences within:
- a CDS encoding TetR/AcrR family transcriptional regulator, with the translated sequence MKREEKNQQTKHRIMESALKEFAEQGYGASSVNNICSCEGVSKGIIYHYFQTKDELYLACVDGCFRALTEYLREKLILEGETVHRQLQLYFDARFEFFQAFPMYRRIFCEAVIMPPAHLESAVRQRKSGFDEFNISILNRILEPLKLRGGVSRETVVDIFLQFQDYINAKYQSSGEKEIDFKTHEEDCRRALDVLLHGVVERKDVDI